In the Nitrobacter sp. NHB1 genome, CGGCGGCTACTGTCGACGGCGAAGACAACCATGCACTTGGTAGCTCCCTCAAGGAGATCATGCTAGACGTTTCAGCAGCGCCCATCGGGTCTAACGTCGGGCGGTAAGATACTATCGCCGCAGACTCGCAGGCGCATACGTAAGGCGGCTCAATCCATTCAGGATGTAGGCGAGCCACGCCGACGCTACGAGCAGCACGGCAATCGCGAGGACCGGCAGCGGCGTCGCGATATATCCCGTCGTAGCCACAATAACCCCGATAGTTATGTCCGCGACGGAAGCGGCGACGAGCCAACCGCTCGGCGCTGTCTCCCAAAGTTTGCCCTGAGTACGGATCGCATAAATCGTCGCCTGTCCGCCGAAAACCAGCGTGAGAAAGGCGAGCGTCATCAGAGTGTCAGGCCCGAAATGAAGACCAAAAGCCCCGATCGCGAGAACCGCGGTTGCAAAAGCCAGTTGCGCAAGCCCCAGGACCACGCCCTTCGCCGTCAGTGCATCGACGCGCCAGACGTTCGGGGTAAGCGATGGCACCGCGCGGTCGGTTGCGATCGACATTGACAGAAAATCGCCCGCGACCAGCAGCACGATCATCAGCAATGGCGTCAGGATCGGATGGCCAGTCATGACAAAGCCAATGGTGATAAAGAGAACAGTGACAATCTTCTTAACGATCGAATTGAGGGCATATGTATGCACGCGCCGAAACGCCTTGCGGCCTTCTTCGATCGCCGCCAAGACGCTGCCAAGACCGGGCTCAGTGAGCACGAGCCCGGCAGCCGCTTTCGCGACATCGGTCGCCTGCGACACGGCGATGCCCATATGCGCCTGACGGAGTGCAGGCGCGTCGTTGACGCCATCTCCGCACATGCCGACCACGTGACCCTCGGCCTGCAGCGCCCGCACAAGGCTGAACTTGTCCTCGGGCAATACTCCGGCAAAGACTGCATAGTCTGATAGATTTTGTGCAGCAACCCCGGCGACGCAGACAGGGCCGGCGATCCCTATCTCACGCGCGACCGCTTGTGCGGTAACCGGCGCATCGCCCGTGACCATTACAACGCGCACCGCATGCTCGTGCAGGCGAGCGACCAGCGCCGCCGCATCGTCACGCGGCGGGTCGCTCATCGCGATCAGTCCGGCGATGGTCAATCCGTCCGAGTTATCGATTGCGACCGCAAGCACCCGATAACCTTGAGCTTCCATCTTTTCCGCTTCACGGCGGCTTTCTGTATCGGCCTGAGCCGCATCGGCGATCGCAGCGAATGCGCCTTTCACAATACGCCATTCGCGGCCGTCGGCGCCGACCACGCGCGCCTCGGCCCGCTTCGTCGCAGGGTCGAACGGCTGAAATGCAATAAGGGTCGGCAAGCCTCCCACACGAGGTGTCGTAGCCCGGATCGCCGCATCGACAGGGTCGGCGCCACCGTCGGAGCTTGCGAGCGCCGCGAGCCCCAGCAACCGGGCCTCATCATAACCCGGAGCCGGGCGCGCCAGGGCGACGCGCAGTTCATTGCGCGTGAGTGTACCGGTCTTGTCGGAACAAAGCACATCCATGGTGCCAGCCTCATCGAGCGCCGAAAGCCGCGTCGGCAACACACCACGTCCGGTAAGCGCGTGGGCAGCAAGCGCCGCCGCCATGGTGAAGGTTGCCGGCAACGAGACGGGGATCGAGGCAAGGACGCAGACCAGCACGATCGGCTCGATCACTACCCAGGGGGCGCCCGATCGCCAAGCATATCCGGCAAACGCGATAACGACGAGCCCGTTGAAAAAGGCAAGATTGCGTACGACGCGCAGGACCGATTTTTGCTGCGTTCCGACGACGTGAGCCGTCTTGACCAGCTCGGCTGTACGGCCAAACTTCGTGTGCGGCCCGGTCGCGGTGACAACCGCCGTCGCTTCCCCACGACGCACCATCGCGCCGGAAAAAGCGGTGTCCCCTTCACTCGCCTC is a window encoding:
- a CDS encoding HAD-IC family P-type ATPase translates to MTTAEAAATRRQSGPNEVPDARESFARRLVDKLWAPVPWMLEAAMVLELWQGKLLETGVIAALVLFNAVMAMFQEGRAQSALAALKTRLALNAHVHRDGVWQTIAARDVVPGDAVKLSLGAVVPADACIVLGNVLLDQSILTGESAPVEASEGDTAFSGAMVRRGEATAVVTATGPHTKFGRTAELVKTAHVVGTQQKSVLRVVRNLAFFNGLVVIAFAGYAWRSGAPWVVIEPIVLVCVLASIPVSLPATFTMAAALAAHALTGRGVLPTRLSALDEAGTMDVLCSDKTGTLTRNELRVALARPAPGYDEARLLGLAALASSDGGADPVDAAIRATTPRVGGLPTLIAFQPFDPATKRAEARVVGADGREWRIVKGAFAAIADAAQADTESRREAEKMEAQGYRVLAVAIDNSDGLTIAGLIAMSDPPRDDAAALVARLHEHAVRVVMVTGDAPVTAQAVAREIGIAGPVCVAGVAAQNLSDYAVFAGVLPEDKFSLVRALQAEGHVVGMCGDGVNDAPALRQAHMGIAVSQATDVAKAAAGLVLTEPGLGSVLAAIEEGRKAFRRVHTYALNSIVKKIVTVLFITIGFVMTGHPILTPLLMIVLLVAGDFLSMSIATDRAVPSLTPNVWRVDALTAKGVVLGLAQLAFATAVLAIGAFGLHFGPDTLMTLAFLTLVFGGQATIYAIRTQGKLWETAPSGWLVAASVADITIGVIVATTGYIATPLPVLAIAVLLVASAWLAYILNGLSRLTYAPASLRR